The Metallosphaera hakonensis JCM 8857 = DSM 7519 genome includes the window CATCTCTGTTCCAAGGGAGGGGAAGTTCTAGCGGTAACTATGATGTAATCGGCTAAATCCCCGCTGGTGATGAATATCTTCTTACCAGTGATAACGTAATGTCCATTTATCTTCTTGGCAGTGGATGTCATGCCTGCCACATCCGTACCTGCACCGGGTTCTGTGTTAGCGAAGGCGGCTATCTTGTCCCCTCTTGCAATGGGAGGTATATATCTATCTTTCAGGTCCTTGTTTCCAAATCTAAGTAAGGCACTAGTGAACATCCAGTTGATCAGAAAGAAAGTGGACAGGGATGGCCATACTCTACTCATTTCTTCGGTGGCGACCAGAAGAGAAAGGTAGTCTCCACCGGCGCCACCATATTCCGCGGGGACGTCAAGTCCATTTAGTCCCAGTTCCTTTATCTTTTCCCTTACTTCGCCTAGGTCTCCGCTCCTCTCACCTTGATCTACCTTACTCTGAACTTCCCTCTCCAGAAATTCCCTGATAGTGGTACGTAAAAGCTCGTGATCTTGATCGAGGTCTATCTTGAAGTCCTCTATGGTCTTGAATGGAAAGACCATCTTTCTCACCTACAGGTTCTCTATTTCCTGCTTTATTATAGAACTACCTCTACTTGCTAGCTCGTCCTCTATGACCAGAGGAGGTAATAATCTCACTACAGATTCTCCTGCACCTATGGCCAGGACTCCTCTCGTGAAGGAATTCATTAATACTCTCTCCAGGCCCTCTTCGAAGGGTTTGTCCTGTTTTCTAAGATCCACTCCAATCATGAGTCCCTTCCCCCTCACTTCATCAATGTATTTAGATTTAGTTGAGTTTAAGATATCCATGATAATTTTGCCCCTCTCATTCACCCTACTGAGAAGTAAGGGGACTTCTTCCAGAACTACCTCGGCTGCGGCTAAGGCCAACGGATTTCCGCCGAAGGTATTGGCATGGGATCCCTTGGGAAGATCCATGACCTCGCTCCTACCCACCACTGCTCCCAGAGGTAACCCTCCTCCTAAAGCTTTAGCTAAGCAGATGAGGTCCGGCTCGACGTTGAAGTGCTCAAAGGCGAACATCCTTCCTGTTCTGCCGATCCCAGTTTGAACTTCATCTAGAATTAAGAGAATCCCGTGTTTCCTTGCAATCTTCTCCAGACCCTGCATAAACTCCGTGGGAGGTATCACTATCCCGCCCTCTCCTTGTATGGGTTCTAGGAGGAATCCTGCAACATCGTTGGGATCAACCATCTTTCTAAGTATCCAGTCCTCCAGGTAGCTTAGAATAGCTGAAGCACAGTCATCGCGACAAATGGGGTTGTGTCTGTCAGGATATGGGACCAACAACGTTGAGGGGAGGAGCGGAGAGAACATGGATCTCTGAACGTATTTACTTGAGGTGAAGGACATGGAACCGAAGGTTCTCCCGTGAAAGGAATTGGTAAATCCTATTACGTATTGTCTTCTAGTGTGACCTCTGGCTATTTTCAAGCTTGCCTCAACACTCTCCGTTCCACTGTTGGTGTAAAATACTTTCCCCTGAAATGGTACCATGGAAACAAGCTTCCTTGCAACTCTTACGGCCAGATCATAATAGAAATCCGTTAAGCTGTAATGAAAGAACTTACTCATTTGCTCCTGGACAGCGCTTATTACTTTTTCGTTTCCATGGCCTAAAGCCATCACACCTATCCCAGCATTCATGTCAATGTACTCCTTTCCCTCCACATCGTAAACCAAGGAACCCTTAGCTCTCTCTATAACCAGGGGATACCATCTGCTAAAGGATTGCATGAGGTACTTGGAGTCTTCCTCTATAATGCTTAAAGCCTTGTTCATGAATATATATTTGTCATTATCGATATAAATCTACTCATCAAAAATTACATGTGAAAAAAGGATACTTGGAGGAAAGATTCTAGATACTCATAGCTTTTCGTACGATGAAATTTTTAAACCGCATTTGAAACCTTT containing:
- a CDS encoding acetyl ornithine aminotransferase family protein, which codes for MNKALSIIEEDSKYLMQSFSRWYPLVIERAKGSLVYDVEGKEYIDMNAGIGVMALGHGNEKVISAVQEQMSKFFHYSLTDFYYDLAVRVARKLVSMVPFQGKVFYTNSGTESVEASLKIARGHTRRQYVIGFTNSFHGRTFGSMSFTSSKYVQRSMFSPLLPSTLLVPYPDRHNPICRDDCASAILSYLEDWILRKMVDPNDVAGFLLEPIQGEGGIVIPPTEFMQGLEKIARKHGILLILDEVQTGIGRTGRMFAFEHFNVEPDLICLAKALGGGLPLGAVVGRSEVMDLPKGSHANTFGGNPLALAAAEVVLEEVPLLLSRVNERGKIIMDILNSTKSKYIDEVRGKGLMIGVDLRKQDKPFEEGLERVLMNSFTRGVLAIGAGESVVRLLPPLVIEDELASRGSSIIKQEIENL